The Acidobacteriota bacterium sequence GATGCTCTGGGGCGGCTTTGTCTGGGATGACGACATCTGGTACGAGTCCCAGGCGGTCCTGGAGTGGTCCGGCCTCGGCGCCATCTGGTCCTGGCCGTCGGGCATGGAGAAGGAGAGACACTACTGGCCGCTGACCTATAGCACCTTCTGGCTGGAACACAAGATCTGGGGACTGGAGCCGGTCGGCTATCACGTCGTCAACGTGCTGCTTCACCTGCTCAACTCCCTGCTGCTGTGGCGACTGCTGCTGCGCCTGGCCGTGCCCGGGGCCTGGATTGTGGCTGCCGCCTTCGCCGCCCATCCGCTGCACGTGGAGTCGGTGGCCTGGATCATCGAGCGCAAGGACGTGCTTTCCGGCCTCTTCTACCTCACCGCCGTGCTGGTCTGGCTGCGCTTCCTGGAACAACCGCGTCCCTGGCGCTATGGCCTGGCGCTCCTGCTATTCGTAGCGGGCCTGTTGAGCAAATCGGTGGTGGTGACGCTTCCGGTGGCGCTGTTGATCGTCCAGTGGTGGAAAGCGGGCCGCATCACGGGGAAAGACGTGCAGCGCTTGGCGCCGTTCTTCCTGGTGGCGCTGCTCATTACCCTGGCCGATCTCTACTCCTACGACCTGGAGAGGTTCAAGCTGGACTACTCGTGGCCCGAGCGGGTGCTCATCGCGTCCCGGGCCCTTTGGTTCTACGCGGGGAAACTGGCCTGGCCAACCGACCTCTCGGTCATATACCCACTCTGGGACATCAGCCTCGGGGACCCCTGGGGCTGGCTGTACCCGGCCGCAGCCATGGTGCTGGCGGGGGTGCTGTGGTTGGCGCGCCATCCGATCGGGCGCGGGCCGCTGGCCGGGGCCTTGTTCTTTGCGGTGACGCTTTCGCCGGCTCTGGGCTTCGTGAATTACGGCTACATGGGGTACTCCCTGGTAGCCGACCGGTTCCAATACCTGGCCTGCATCGGGGTGATGGCGGTCATCATCGGGGCCGCCGTGCATGGCGCCAGCCGGTTGCCGGATCGATGGAAGATGGGGGCGACAGGTCTTGTGGTGGTGATGCTGGCCCTACTTGGAACAACGACCTGGCGCCAGGCGGGAATCTACCGAGACACAGTCACTCTCTTCAATCATGTTGTATCTCTCAATCCCAACGCAAGAAACGCTCACCGCAATCTCAGCATCGGTTTGATGAATGCAGGTCGCCTGGAGGAAGCACTGGCCGCTGCCACGATCGCCTCGGCACAGCGC is a genomic window containing:
- a CDS encoding tetratricopeptide repeat protein; protein product: MVDTRKKTRPNRRKRLASRPASSARANASAAAKPGKAAASSVPGEATRFLDRFSRQDALAALALCLLAAVCYLPAMLWGGFVWDDDIWYESQAVLEWSGLGAIWSWPSGMEKERHYWPLTYSTFWLEHKIWGLEPVGYHVVNVLLHLLNSLLLWRLLLRLAVPGAWIVAAAFAAHPLHVESVAWIIERKDVLSGLFYLTAVLVWLRFLEQPRPWRYGLALLLFVAGLLSKSVVVTLPVALLIVQWWKAGRITGKDVQRLAPFFLVALLITLADLYSYDLERFKLDYSWPERVLIASRALWFYAGKLAWPTDLSVIYPLWDISLGDPWGWLYPAAAMVLAGVLWLARHPIGRGPLAGALFFAVTLSPALGFVNYGYMGYSLVADRFQYLACIGVMAVIIGAAVHGASRLPDRWKMGATGLVVVMLALLGTTTWRQAGIYRDTVTLFNHVVSLNPNARNAHRNLSIGLMNAGRLEEALAAATIASAQRPNEGRSYSLLGRILEDLQRMEEAEENYRRVLELNPRNREALKYLATSYFNRKSYGEALDLYRRLAEVEPDNAKTHNNIGATLYYLGRPEAAVRSFKQALSLDPTLEGARTGLEEARRTLRQSGE